Below is a window of Streptomyces sp. ITFR-16 DNA.
TCCGCTGTACGACGACGAGAGCCGGGGCCCTTCCGAAGGGCCCCGGCTCTCGTCTGTCGCGCTCCCTATGCGGCGGCCAGCTCGTCCCGGATGAAGCCGGCGACGGCCGACGGCGTCGGGTGGTCGAACAGCAGCACGGGCGGCAGCAGCAGCCCGGTCGCCTCGCAGAGCCGGTTGCGGACCTCCAGCGCGGTGAACGACGAGAAGCCGATGTCCAGGAAGTTGTCCTCGGCCGCGATCGACTCCGGCGAATCGTGCCCCAGCACATGCGCCGCGTGGAGCCGTACGAGATCCAGCAGCGAGCCCTCGCCGGCCGGAGCCTCCGGGGACGGCGTCGCCTCCGGCTCCGGCGCCGGGCGTTCCCGCCGTACCTCGCCCGCCGGCGCCGGCCACCAGTGGTGGGTGTGCTCGAACGGATAGACCGGCAACTCGGCCGGGGGCGCCGCCTGTTCCGCGTACCAGCTCTCCCAGCGCACCTCGGCGCCCGCCGCGTGCAGCGCCGAGAGCGCCACCGCGAACGTCTCCTCGCCCCGGCGGTCGCGCACCTGCGCGGGCACGACCAGCGGCGCGGACCCGGGCAGCGAGGCCGCCACCAGCGGGGTGAGCACCGCGTCGGGACCCACCTCGACGAACGCGGTCGCCCCGCCCCCGGCCAGGGTGACCACCGCGTCACCGAACCGCACCGGGGACCGCAACTGCCTCGCCCAGTAGTCCGGTTGCCGCAGCTCGTCGAGGCCGGTGAGCCGCCCGGTCAGGTCGGAGACGACGGGAATCAGCGGCTCGGAGAAGCGCAGCCGCGCCACCACCGCGCGCAGCTCGTCCAGCGCCCCGTCCATGTGGTGGGAGTGGAAGGCATGGCTCACCCTGAGGCGGTGCGTCCGGCGGCCCCGCTCCCGGAACCCGTCGGCGACCTCCGCCACCGCGTCCGCGTCACCCGAGACGACCGTCGACAGCGGACCGTTGACCGCGGCCACCTCCACCCGGCCCGCGTATCCGGCGAGTACGTCGAGCACCTCCTCCTCCGATGCCTCGCACGCCACCATCGCACCGCCGCCGGGCATGGCCTGCATCAGCCTGCCCCGCGCGGCGACCAGGGTGCAGGCGTCCTCCAGCGACAGCGCCCCCGCCGCGTGCACGGCGGCGAGCCCGCCGATCGAGTGCCCGGCCACCTGGCCCGGCGCCGGAAGCGACTGCTCCAGCAGCCGGAACAGCGCGGTCTCGATGGCGAACAGCGCCGGCTGGGCGTACTCGGTACGCTCCAGCAGCGCCGCCTCCGGACTGCCCTCGGCGGCGAACAGCAGACTCTTCAGCGGATGCGCCAGCACCGGCTCGAACGCCTCGCACACCTCGTCGAGCGCCTTGGCGAAGACCGGCCGCAGCTCGTACAGCTCGGCGCCCATACGCGGCCGCTGGCTGCCCTGCCCGGTGAAGAGGTACGCGGTCGGCGGCGGCGCCGCAGCGCTGCCGTACACCGCCCGGGCCGGCCTGCCGCCCGACGCCAGCGCGGCCAGCGCCGCCAACTGCTCGTCACGGTCGCCCGGCAGGACCACCGCACGGTGACGGAACGCCGTACGCCCGAGGGCCAGCGTCCGGCCCACGTCGTGCGCCCGCAGCCCGGGCGCGGCGGCCAGATGGCCGTGCAGCCGGCCGGCCTGGGCCCGCAGCGCCGACTCCGTACGGGCCGACAGCGGCCAGGGGGCCGGGGGCTCCGGCAGAGGACCGGGCCCGTCCGCCGGGCCGCCGTCCGCCGCCGCTGAGTCCTCGTCCCCCGGCCCGTCCATGGCGTCGGCCTGTTCCAGAATGACGTGCGCGTTGGTGCCGCTGATCCCGAAGGACGACACCCCGGCGCGGCGCGGACGCCCCCGGTCGGGCCACGCGACCGCCTCGGTGAGCAGTTCCACGGAGCCGGACGCCCAGTCCACGTGCGGCGTCGGCTCCGTCACATGCAGGGTGCGCGGCAGCACCCCGTGGCGCATCGCCTCCACCATCTTGATGACCCCGGCCACCCCGGCCGCCGCCTGGGTGTGGCCGATGTTCGACTTGAGCGACCCCAGCAGCAGCGGCTCACCCTCCGGGCGCCCCTGACCGTAGGCCGCCAGCAGGGCCTGCGCCTCGATCGGGTCGCCGAGCCGGGTCCCCGTACCGTGCGCCTCGACCGCGTCCACCTGCTGCGGGGCGAGCCGGGCGGAGGCCAGCGCCTGCTGGATGACCCGGACCTGCGTCGGGCCGTTGGGCGCGGTGAGGCCGTTGCTCGCCCCGTCCTGGTTGACCGCCGAACCGCGCAGCACGGCGAGGACCCGGCGGCCGTTGCGGCGCGCGTCGGACAGCCGCTCCAGCAGCACCAGACCGACGCCCTCGGAGAACCCCGTGCCGTCGGCCGCCGCGTCGAAGGCCTTGCAGCGGGCGTCGGGGGCCAGCCCGCGCTGCCGGCTGAACTCGACCAGGAGCAGCGGGGTGGCCATCACGGTGACCCCGCCCGCCAGCGCCAGATCGCTCTCGCCGCGCCGCAGCGACTGCGCCGCCAGGTGCATCGCCACGAGCGAGGACGAGCACGCGGTGTCGAGCGTGACCGCCGGGCCCTCCAGACCGAGGTGGTAGGCGATCCGGCCGGACGCGACACTCGTCGCGTTCCCCGTCATCAGATGTCCCTCGAACCCCTCGGGCACCCGCTCCGGCGGCGGCACGTACGCCTGCGACACCACCCCGGCGAACACACCCGTACGGCTGCCGCGCAGGGACCCCGGGGCGATCCCGGCACGCTCCAGGGTCTCCCACGCCACTTCCAGGAGCTGCCGGTGCTGGGGATCGGTCGCGACGGCCTCCCTCGGACCCATGCCGAAGAACGGCGCGTCGAAGGCTCCCGCGCCCTCCAGGAACCCGCCCTCGCGGGTGTACGTGGTCCCGGCGCGGTCCGGATCGGGGTCGTAGAGCCGCTCCGTGTCCCAGCCCCGGTCCTCGGGGAAGTCGGACACCGCGTCCGTCTCCTCGGCCACCAGCCGCCACAGGGCCTCCGGCGAATCGGCGCCGCCCGGGAACCGGCAGCCCATCGCCACGATCGCGATCGGCTCGTGCTCCTTGTCCTCCAGCTCCTTGATCCTGCGCCGGGCCTGCCGGAGGTCGGCCGTGGTCCGTTTCAGGTAGTCGCGGAGCTTGTCCTCGTTACTCATCGCCATCGCCCTCTCGTACGCTGAAATGGCCTGTCACGACGCCCCCAGTTCCTCGTCGAGCGCGCGGAACAGTTCCTCGTCCGTCGCTGTGTCCAGATCGTCGTCCGCTGTCGGTGCCGCCCCTTCGGCCGGATCCGCCGCCTGCTCGTCCCACTGCCACAGCGCCGCCCGCAGCCGCTCCCTGAGCGCGTGGAATCCGTCGCTGTCCACCGTGACGGCCGCCAGCAGCCGTTCCAGCTCGGCGGCGTCCGTCCGCTCGTCCGGTGCCAGGAGCACGGACAGCCGCTCCGCGAGCGCGGTGGGCGTGGGGAAGTCGAACACCGTGGTGGTGGGCAGTCGCAGTCCGGTGGCCGCCGAGATCCGGTTGCGCAGCTCGACCGCCGTGAGCGAGTCGAAGCCGATCTCCTTGAACGCCCGGTCGGCGGTGATGTCGTCGGCCGTCAGATGCCCGAGCACGGCCGCCACCTGCTCGCGTACCAGCGTGAGCAGTGCCTGTGTACGCTCGGGGCCGCGCAGGGAGGCGAGCCGGTCCGTCACCGACGGGGCGGGCGCGCGCACCCCGCTCGCCGCCCGGCGCACGGCGGGCGCCCGGACCAGCGACCGCAGCACGGCGGGCACCCCGCCGGTCCCGGGACCCGCCTCCGCGAGCGCCCGCAGCCCCGCGCCGTCGAGGGGCGCCGGTACGAGCAGCGGCCGGCCGTCGGCCAGGGCGGCGTCGAACAGCGCCATGCCCTCGGGCACCGCCATCGCAACGAGCCCGCCCCGGGCGATCCTCGCCCGGTCGGCCCCGGCCAGATGCCCGGTCATACCGCTGGCCGCCTCCCACATGCCCCACGCCAGGGACACCGCCGGCAGCCCGTGGGCCCGCCGGTGCGCGGCCAGCGCGTCCAGGAACACGTTGGCCGCCGCGTAGTTGCCCTGCCCCGCGCCCCCGAGGAGCCCCGAGGCGGAGGAGAAGAGCACGAACAGGGACAGGTCCAGATCCCGGGTCAGCTCGTGCAGATTCCATGCCGCGTCCGCCTTGGGCCGCAGCACCGCACGGACCTTCTCCGGGGTCAGTGAGGTGAGCACCCCGTCGTCCAGCACCCCGGCCGCGTGCACCACCCCGGTCAGCGGATGCGCGGACGGCACGGAGGCCAGCAACGCGGCGAGCGCCTCCCGGTCGGCCGTGTCGCAGGCCGCGATCCGTACCGTGGCACCCAGCTCCGTCAGTTCCGCCCGCAGCTCCTGAGCCCCCGGGGCGTCCGGGCCCCGGCGGCCGGTCAGCAGCAGATGGCGCACGCCGTGCCCGGTCACCAGATGCCGGGCCAGGGCGGACCCCAGGGTGCCGGTGCCGCCGGTGATCAGGACCGTCCCCTCCGGTGCGGTGCGCGGCGCCAGCGTCAGCACCACCTTGCCCACCTGACGCGCCTGCCCGAAGTGCCGGAACGCCTCGGGCGCGCGGCTCACGTCCCAGGTGGTGACCGGGAGCGGGGACAGCGCGCCCTCCTCGAACAGGGCGAGGACCCGCGCAAGGACGTCACCGACGCGGTCGGGCTCCATGTCCAGCAGCTCGAACGGCCGGTACGCGACGCCGGGCCGCACCGCCGCGACCTCCTCCGGGTCCCGCAGATCCGCGATGCCCATCTCGACGAACCGTCCGCCGGGCGGCAGCAGCCGCAGCGAGGCGTCGATGAACTCCCCGGTCAGCGAGTTCAGGACGACGTCGACCCCCGGCGCGGACGCGGTGCCCGCACGGCCGGTCACGTCACGCACCTGCTGCTCGAACCCGGTCGTACGGGAGGACGCGATGTGGTCCGCGTCGAGCCCGAGCGCCCGCAGCGCGCCCCACTTCGCCGGGCTCGCCGTGGCGAACACCTCGGCCCCGATGTGGCGGGCCACCTGGAGCGCCGCCATCCCGACACCACCGGCACCGGAGTGGATCAGCACCCGCTCGCCGGCACGCAGTCCGGCCAGCTCGACCAGCCCGTAGTAGGCGGTGGTGAACACGGCGGGCACGCCCGCCGCTTCCGCGTACGACCAGCCCTGCGGCATACGGGCGATCAGCCGCCGGTCGGCGACGGCCAGCGGCCCCACCGCGCCCGGCACCAGGCCGAACACCCGGTCGCCGACATCGAGGTCGTCGACCCCGGGCCCGGTCTCGATGACCGTCCCCGCAGCCTCGGTCCCGAGCGGGGCGCCGACCGGCACCATCCCGAGTGCGGTCAGCACATCGCGGAAGTTGAGCCCGGCGGCCCGCACCTCGATCCGTACCTGGCCCTCGGACAGCGGAGCCTCCGCGGCGGGGTGGACGGCGGCCCGCAGATCGTCGGGCGATCCGCCGGGTGTCTCCAGCCGCCAGCCGGCCACGCCCTCCGGTGGTACGACGGAGACCGGTCCGGACTCCGTCCTGCGCAGCCTGGGCACCAGGATCTGCCCGCCACGCAGCGCGAACTGCGGCTCATCGGTGGCGACAGCGGCGGCCAGGACCTCCTGGGACGCCTGCTCCCCGTCGGAGTCCACCAGGGTGATGCGGCCGGGATTCTCGGTGGCGGCCGACCGTACCAGCCCCCACAGCGGGGCGGCGGCCAGATCGACCGGGTCACCGGCCCGTGCCGCCACGGCCCGGCGGGTCAGCACGACGAGACGGGTCTCCGCCCCGTCCTCGTCGGCCACATGGTCCCGCAGCCTGTCGAGCAGCGACTCCACGGCGGCACCGGCCGCGACCGGCGCCGCACCCTCGAACGGGTCGGTGGCGTCCAGCACGTCGAACGTGGCCGTGGCCTCCGGGGAGGGCTCCGCGAGCTCCGTCCACTCCAGGGCGTAGAGCGAGTCGCCGGCGGAGGACCCCGGCGCGGCGGGCAGCTGCCCGGGGGCGACAGGTCGCAGGGTGAGCGTCTCCACGCTCACCACGGGCGCGCCCGTGGGGTCGGCGACCGAGACCCGGACCGTGTCCCGGCCCCCGTCACCGGGGGAGACCGTCACCCGCAGGGCCGTGGCGCCCGTGGCGCGCAGCGCCGCCCCCGACCAGGAGAACGGCAGCCGGATGCCCTCGCCGAGGAAGTCACCCAGCCCCAGGGTGTGCAGGGCCGAGTCCAGGAGCGCCGGATGCAGCACGAACCGGGCCGCCTCCGCGTGGAGTTCGGGGGCGAGCGACACCTCGCCGTACACGGTGTCGCCCGATCGCCAGGCCGCGGTCAGATTCCGGAAGGCGGGGCCGTACTCGTATCCCAGCGCCGCGAGTTCCGCGTACAGCCCGTCGGTGTCGAGCGCGGTGGCACCGGCCGGCGGCCAGTCCTGGCCGTCGGCCTCCCCGGATGCGGGGGAAGCGGTGTCGGCAGAGGCGAGGACGCCGGTGGCGTGCCTGGTCCAGCCCGGCGCGTCGCCCAGCACATCGTCCGCCGGTACATCCGGCCGCGCGTGCACGGCCAGCTGCCGCCGTCCCTCCTTGTCCGGCGCCTCGACCGTGACCTGGATCCGCACGCCTCCGCGCTCCGGCACGAACAGCGGTGCCTCCAGGGTCAGTTCGTCCACCGCGCCCGCACCGACATGCCGGCCCGCCTGGAGCGCCAGCTCCAGCTGGGCGGTGGCCGGGAGGAGCGGAGTGCCGCTCACGGCGTGGTCGGCGAGCCAGGGGTGGGTGCGCAGCGAGATCCGGCCCGTGAGCAGCAGCGTGTCGCCCTGGGCGAGCGTGGTCGAGGCGGCCAGGAACGGATGGTCGGCGGAGTCCACCCCGAGACTGCCCGCGTCGCTGTGGGCGGCGGGCCCCTCCAGCCAGTAGCGCCGCCGCTGGAACGGATAGGTCGGCAGTTCGGTGGCCCGGCCCGCCGTGGTGGGCAGCGTGGGCGTCCAGTCGACGGGGATGCCGTGGGTGTGGAGGTGGGCGAGGGAGAGGTGGAAGCGGTGGAGGGTGCCTTCGTTGCGGCGGAGGGTGCCGGTGATGAGGGCGTTGGTGTCGGTGGTGTCTGCGGTGTCCTGGAGTGCGGTGGTCAGGACGGGGTGGGGGCTGACCTCGATGAAGACGGAGTGTTCGGCTTCGAGGAGGGCGCGGACGGCGGGTTCGAAGAGGACGGGGTTGCTGAGGTTGCGGTACCAGTAGTCGCCGTCCAGCTCCGTCGTGTCGATGAAGGAGTTGGTGAGTGTGGAGTAGAAGGCGGTGGTGGTGGGTTGGGGGGTGATGTTGTGGAGGAGGGTGTGGAGGGTGTTTTGGAGGGGTTGGACGTGGGGGGTGTGGGAGGCGTAGTCGACGGGGATGGTGCGGGCTCGGATTCCTTGTTCGTTGAGGGTGGTGACGAGGGTGTTGAGGGTGTGGGGGTTGCCTGCGATGACGGTGGTGGTGGGGCCGTTGTGGGCGGCGATGTGGAGGTCGGGGTGGGGGGTGAGGAGGGTGGTGGTTTGTTGGTGGGTGAGGGGGAGTGAGGCCATGGCGCCGGTGCCGGCGAGTTGGAGGAGGGTGTGGGAGCGGAGGGCGGTGATTTGTGCTGCGTCGTTGAGGGTGAGGGCGCCTGCGATGTGGGCGGCGGCTATTTCGCCTTGGGAGTGTCCGATGACGGCGTCGGGGTGGATGCCGTGGTGTTGCCAGAGTTTGGCGAGGGAGGTCATGACGGCGAAGAGTGCGGGTTGGATGACGTCGACGCGGTCGGTGGGGGGTGTGTCGGGTTTGTCTTGGAGGACGTCGAGGAGGTTCCAGCCGGTGTGGGGTTGGAGGGCTTGGGCTGCGGCGGTGAGGTGTTCGGTGAAGACGGGTGAGGTGGCGAGGAGTTCGCGGGCCATGCCCTCCCACTGCGAACCCTGACCCGGAAACACGAAGACCGTCCTGCCGGTCTCGGTGACCGTGCCCCGTACCGCGTCCGCACCGGTCGTGCCCCGCTCCAGCCCCGCGAGGTTCTCCAGCAGGTGCTCCCGGTCCTGTGCCACGACGACCGCGCGATGGGCGAGCCCGGCCCGGCCCGTCGCCAGCGCCTTCACGAGCGGGCCCGTGTCCGCCTCCGGGTGCTCCTGAAGGTGTCGGCGCAACTGCCCGGCGTTCGTGGCCAGCGCCTCGGCGTTGTGGCCGTACAGCAGCCAGGGCAGCGGCGCCGCACCGGTCTCCACCGGCTCGTTCGCCGGGGCGTCGTCCGGCGCCTCCTCCAGGACGACGTGAGCGTTGGTGCCGCTCATGCCGAATCCGGAGACACCGGCCCGGCGCGGACGGCCGTTCGGGAGCCACTCCCTGGCCTCGGTGAGCAGGCGTACTTCGCCGGCGTCCCAGTCCACGTGCGGTGACGGCTCGTCCACGTGCAGGGTCTTCGGCAGCAGCCCGTGGCGCATGGCCTGCACCATCTTGATGATCCCGCCGACCCCGGCAGCCGCCTGGGTGTGACCGATGTTCGACTTCAACGAACCCAGCCACAGCGGCTGTTCGGCCGGACGGTCCTGCCCGTACGTGGCGATGAGGGCCTGTGCCTCGATCGGGTCGCCCAGGGTCGTGCCCGTGCCGTGTGCCTCCATCGCGTCCACGTCGGACGTCGTGAGCCCGGCGTCCGCGAGGGCCTGCCGGATCACCCGCTGCTGCGAGGGCCCGTTGGGAGCGGTGAGGCCGTTGCTGGCCCCGTCCTGGTTGGTGGCCGTGCCCCGGACGACGGCGAGCACCTCGTGGCCGTTGCGGCGGGCGTCGGACAGCCGCTCCACCAGGAGCAGCCCGACGCCCTCGCCGAAGGCCGTACCGTCCGCACCGGCCGCGAAGACCTTGCACCGGGAGTCCGGGGCCAGCCCGCGCTGCCTGCTGAACCCGATGAAGATGTCGGGGTTGGCGAGCACGGTCGCCCCGCCGGCCAGCGCGAGATCGCACTCGCCCCGGCGCAGCGACTGCACGGCGAGATGCAGGGCCACGAGCGACGACGAGCACGCCGTGTCCACGGTCACCGCGGGACCTTCGAGCCCGAGGGTGTAGGCGATCCGCCCCGAGGCGATGCTGCCCGCGCTGCCGATGCCGAGGTAGCCCTCCATGTCGGCGGGGAGCTTCACCCTCGCCCCGTAGTCGGTGTACACGACCCCCGCGAACACCCCGGTCCGCGTGCCGTGCAACGACGTCGGGTCGATCCCCGCGCGCTCGAACGCCTCCCAGGCGCTCTCCAGCAGCAACCGCTGCTGCGGGTCCATGCTCGTTGCCTCACGCGGGCTGATCCCGAAGAACGCCGGGTCGAACTGGTCCGCGTCGTGCAGGAACCCGCCCTCCCGCGCGTACGACGTCCCCGCGTGCGCCGGATCGGGGTCGAAGAGGCTGTCCAGATCCCAGCCCCGGTTGGCCGGGAACGGGGAGATGACATCGCTCTCCGACGCCACCACCTGCCACAGGTCCTCCGGTGTGCGCACCCCGCCGGGGTAGCGGCAGGCCATCGACACGATCGCGATGGGTTCACCGTCCTGCACCGGGGTGCGTCCGGCGGACACCGCGGTGTCGATGCCCGTGCCGTCACCCAGCAGCTGGTCCCGCAGATGGGCGGCGAGAGCCACCGGCGAGGGGTGGTCGAAGACGAGCGTGGCGGGCAGCCGCAGGCCGGTCGCCGTGTTGAGCCGGTTGCGCAGCTCCACGGCGGTCAGGGAGTCGAAGCCGAGGTCCTTGAACGCGCGGGACGCGTCGAGCGTGTCCCCGGCGGAGTGCCGCAGCACCCCCGCCACCTGCTCACCCACCAACTCGCCCAGCAGACGCAGCTGTTCAGTTCCGGACAGGCCCACCAGGGCCGTGACGAGCGTGCCCGCAGCGGCGGCGTCCGCCCCGGCGGCGGTGCGCACGGTACGGATCAGGGCGCGCAGCACCGGGGGCAGCAGCCCCGCCCCGGCCTGTGCGCCCAGGGCCGCCCGGTCGAGACGGGCGGCGAGCAGCGCGGGCCGGCCCGTCGAGCGCAGCGCGAGGTCCAGGCCGGCGGCGACCTGGTCGTCCTGGAAGCGGACCAGCCCGTGGAAGGCGGAGTCCGGCACGGAGTCCCGGGGACCCCAGGAGAGCGAGACGCCCGGCAGCCCCAGCGACACCCGGTGCTGGGCGAGGGCGTCGAGGTAGGTGCCGAGGGCGGCGGCGCCCGCGCGACCGGTGCCGCCGAGCGCGGACGACGCGTCGGGGGCGAGCAGCACGAACGCGCCCAGGTCGAGACCGAGGGTGAGCTCATGGAGGTTCCAGGCCGCCGCACCGGCGGTCCGCAGCCACGCCCCGAACTCCTCGGGCGCGGTGGAGAGCAGGACCGTACGGTCGGGGGCGGGCGGCGCGTGGAGGACGGCGCCGACCGGATGCGCGGACGGCAGCGCGGCCAGCGCCCCGGCCAGGCCGTCGCGGTCGGACGCGTCGGAGTCCGCCACCACGACCTCCGCCCCCAGGCCGGCCAGCCGGTCCGCCAGACCCGCGTCCGGGGACAGCAGAAGCAGGTGCCGGGCGCCCAGGGCGGTGACGGCGTGGACGGCCGCGGCGGCGGCCAGGTCGCCGGCACCGGAGACGACGACCGTCGACTCCTCGGGCAGGGCGGGCAGCTCGCCGGCGTCCTGCGGTACCGATGCGATGAGCCTCGGCACCCTGATGTCGCCGTTGCGCAGGGCGAGTTGCGGTTCACCGCTGGTGAGTGCCGCCGGGAGTGCGCTCAGCGAGGCGGGCTCGGCGTCGAGATCGACGAGAGCGATCCGCCCCGGGTTCTCCGACTGGGCCGCCCGCACCAGGCCCCACACGGGCGAGGGGACCAGATCCTGCACATCGTCGGGGCCCGTGGTGACGGCGTGGTGGGTGACGACCACCAGCTGGGTGTCGCTGTCCGCCTCGCCGGAGAGCCAGGTCCGGAGCGCGGGCAGCAGCTCGCTCGCGGACGACGCGTGCAGCAGGACGAGACCGGGGGCCGCGTCCTCGTCCTGCGCCGGTGCGTACGGGACGTGGACGGCGTCTCCGAAGGCCTCCCGCAGCTCGGCCTCGGGCTCGGCGGACGAGGTCCAGCTCGGGTACGGAAGCGGCGTGCCGTCGCCCGGTGCGGGCACCGGCGTCCAGTCGGTGGCGAGCAGCCAGTCGTGGCGGACCCGGTCCGCCCGGTCCAGGACCCCGGCGGCCAGCGGCCGCAGGGCGACCGAGTCGACCGAGGCGACCGGAGCACCGGCCGGATCTGCGAGCAGCACGGCGAACCCGTCGCCGCGCCGGGAGACGCGCACCCGCAGACCGCCGGCGCCGACCGCGTACAGGGTCACGCCCCGCCAGACGGCGGGTTCGAGCAGCTCGTCGCCCTGGGAGAGGGCCTGGTGCAGGGCCGCCGTGAGCAGCGCCGGGTGCAGCCCGTACCGTCCGGCGTCGGCTGCGACCCCTTCCGGCGCGGACACCTCGGCGTACAGCTCGTCGCCCCGGCGCCACAGCCGTGTGAGCCCCCGGAGGGCTTCGCCGAGTTCGTACCCCTGTGCTGCCAGCCGCTCATGGACCTCGGCGACGTCGACGGCGGTCGCCCCGGCGGGCGGCCAGGCGGTCAGCGGCTCGGGTGCGGCGGATCCGGCGGCGGGTTCGGGGGTGTCGAGCAGACCCGTGACATGGCTGGTCCAGGTGCGGTGCAGTGCGCTGCCGTCGTCCGCCTCGTCGTACGCGCGGGTGTGCAGCGTCAGATCGCGGCGGCCGTCGCCGCGCGGCGGCCCGGCCGTCACCTGCACATCCACACCACCGGTGGCCGGGAAGACGACCGGAGCGTCGAGCGCCAGCTCGGCCACCGGCAGATCGCCCAGCAACCTGCCCGCCTCCAACGCCAGTTCGAGCGCGGCCGCAGCCGGCAGGACCGCCGTGCCGTCGATCGCGTGGTCGGCGAGCCAGGGGTGGGTGCGCAGTGAGATCCGGCCCGTGAGCAGCAGGGCGTCGCCCTGGGCGAGTGTCGTCGCGGCCGTCAGCAGCGGGTGCTGCGTCGTGTGCAGCCCGAGGCTCTCCGGATCCCCGTCGGTCGCCGCGTCCTCCAGCCAGTAGCTCCGGTGCTGGAAGGGGTAGGTCGGCAGATCGTACGGGGCGTCGCCCCCGGTCTCCGGAAGCGTGGGGGTCCAGTCGACGGGGATGCCGTGGGTGTGGAGGTGGGCGAGGGAGAGGTGGAAGCGGTGGAGGGTGCCTTCGTTGCGGCGGAGGGTGCCGGTGATGAGGGCGTTGGTGTCGGTGGTGTCTGCGGTGTCCTGGAGTGCGGTGGTCAGGACGGGGTGGGGGCTGACCTCGATGAAGACGGAGTGGCCGTCGTCCAGGAGCTTTTCGACGGTGGGGTGGAGCTGGACGGGGTTGCTGAGGTTGTCGTACCAGTAGTCGCCGTCGAGTTCGGTGGTGTCGATGGGCCGGGCGTGGAGTGTGGAGTAGAAGGCGGTGGTGGTGGGTTGGGGGGTGATGTTGTGGAGGAGGGTGTGGAGGGTGTTTTGGAGGGGTTGGACGTGGGGGGTGTGGGAGGCGTAGTCGACGGGGATGGTGCGGGCTCGGATTCCTTGTTCGTTGAGGGTGGTGACGAGGGTGTTGAGGGTGTGGGGGTTGCCTGCGATGACGGTGGTGGTGGGTCCGTTGTGGGCGGCGATGTGGAGGTCGGGGTGGGGGGTGAGGAG
It encodes the following:
- a CDS encoding type I polyketide synthase, with amino-acid sequence MSNEDKLRDYLKRTTADLRQARRRIKELEDKEHEPIAIVAMGCRFPGGADSPEALWRLVAEETDAVSDFPEDRGWDTERLYDPDPDRAGTTYTREGGFLEGAGAFDAPFFGMGPREAVATDPQHRQLLEVAWETLERAGIAPGSLRGSRTGVFAGVVSQAYVPPPERVPEGFEGHLMTGNATSVASGRIAYHLGLEGPAVTLDTACSSSLVAMHLAAQSLRRGESDLALAGGVTVMATPLLLVEFSRQRGLAPDARCKAFDAAADGTGFSEGVGLVLLERLSDARRNGRRVLAVLRGSAVNQDGASNGLTAPNGPTQVRVIQQALASARLAPQQVDAVEAHGTGTRLGDPIEAQALLAAYGQGRPEGEPLLLGSLKSNIGHTQAAAGVAGVIKMVEAMRHGVLPRTLHVTEPTPHVDWASGSVELLTEAVAWPDRGRPRRAGVSSFGISGTNAHVILEQADAMDGPGDEDSAAADGGPADGPGPLPEPPAPWPLSARTESALRAQAGRLHGHLAAAPGLRAHDVGRTLALGRTAFRHRAVVLPGDRDEQLAALAALASGGRPARAVYGSAAAPPPTAYLFTGQGSQRPRMGAELYELRPVFAKALDEVCEAFEPVLAHPLKSLLFAAEGSPEAALLERTEYAQPALFAIETALFRLLEQSLPAPGQVAGHSIGGLAAVHAAGALSLEDACTLVAARGRLMQAMPGGGAMVACEASEEEVLDVLAGYAGRVEVAAVNGPLSTVVSGDADAVAEVADGFRERGRRTHRLRVSHAFHSHHMDGALDELRAVVARLRFSEPLIPVVSDLTGRLTGLDELRQPDYWARQLRSPVRFGDAVVTLAGGGATAFVEVGPDAVLTPLVAASLPGSAPLVVPAQVRDRRGEETFAVALSALHAAGAEVRWESWYAEQAAPPAELPVYPFEHTHHWWPAPAGEVRRERPAPEPEATPSPEAPAGEGSLLDLVRLHAAHVLGHDSPESIAAEDNFLDIGFSSFTALEVRNRLCEATGLLLPPVLLFDHPTPSAVAGFIRDELAAA